The stretch of DNA CAAGCAATTAACTTAAAAAAGGGTATGGTTTTTAGTCAAGACGGTAAGCTGATTCGGGTAATTAAAGCCAATCACCACAAGCCTGGTAAGGGTAATACCGTGATGCAGATGGACTTGCGTAATGTTGAAAGTGGTGCGGTTGTTCATAAGACGATGCGCCCAACAGAAAAGGTTGACTTGGTCGATATTACTAAGAAAAATGCCCAGTATTTGTATAACGAAGGTGATGTTTATACCTTCATGGATACAGAAACTTATGAACAATATGAAGTTTCTAGTGACCAATTAGGTGATGATAAGCTTTACTTAATTCCCAATATTGAAGTTCAATTAGAATTTGCTAACGGCAGCAAGTTGCTGGGAGTTGAATTACCATCAACTGTTGTAATGAAGGTTAAGCAAACAGAACCTGGCATTAAAGGTGCAACGGTAACTGGTTCTGGTAAGCCGGCAACGATGGAAACGGGTTTGGTTGTTCAAGTACCCGATTTTATTACAGAAGGTGAAGACTTAGTAATTAATACCGATGGTGGTATTTATAAGTCAAGAGCTGAAGGTAATAAGTAAAATAATGTTAGTTTTTAAGCTGCAGTTTAATTGACTGCGGCTTTTTCTGTGCGTAAATTTTTGTAATTAACATTGGTTACGGTAGAATAGCAGTTGTTGATATTAAAAACGTTTGCAGCTGCGCATAGCTGCAGACTAACAATGGGTTATTGCTCTTTGAGGCATACCATTAGCTGAGTATTTTTAGCATACTTTCTAATAGCTTGTTTCAGGGAGTTTTTTTATTGGAGGGAAATTGTGTTTGGATTTTTTAAGAAGAAAAAGCCTGAGTTTACAGTAACTGCACCAATAGCAGGAGTAGTTACCGACCTGAGTACGGTTGACGATCCGGTTTTTTCACAAAAGTTGATGGGTGATGGCTTTGCAATTAAGTTGGTAGCTGCTGCGGACACGGTTAGTGCTCCTGTTGCTGGCAAAATTGTGTCGTTACCGGAATCAAAGCATGCAGTAGGGCTGGTAACGCCAGCTGGCGATGAAATTTTAATTCATATTGGGATTGATACAGTCAATCTTAATGGTGCTGGATTTACGGCTCTGATTAAACAAGGAGATAGCGTTGAACAGGGACAAGCATTGATTAAACTTGACCGTCAGAGTTTAGCCGCAAATAATGCCGATTTGACCACGATGGTGATTTTTACTAAATTAGCACCTGTCAATCAAAATTGGACGATGACGAAGGATTTTGGCATGCAAACTGCCAGTCAAGACATACTTATTAAGCAAAACCAGTAATTATTTATCTTACTTAACATCAAAGGAGAATTAAATGAGTAAAGATTACCAAGAAATGGCGAAGCAGATTGACCAAGCTGTCGGCGGCAGCGGAAATGTTGCCAGTGTTACGCATTGTATGACGCGGCTGCGGTTCAATTTAAAGGATATGAATGTTCCTAAGGATGACGAAGTTAAAAAGATTGGCGGCGTACTTGGAGTTGCTCGTTCCGGCGGTCAATATCAAATTGTGATTGGTCAGACAGTTAACGAAGTTTATGATGCCGTTGTTGCAGAAGGCAACTTAACTTCGGCTGCGCCAGTTAATGAAAATTTGGATGAGGCAGCAGTTAATAATACAGAAAAAAGAACTTGGAAATCTGTTGGTAATACAATCTTAAATAAAATTGCCGGCAGTTTAACCCCACTAATTCCAATGTTAATTGCAGCTTCAATGTTCAAGATGCTGGTTGCTGTCTTAGGACCAACTATGTTGAACGTAATTTCAGTTCATAGCGATTTGTACCAGTTATTTACTTTTGTTGGGGATGCTGGATTTTACTTCTTCCCGATTGCAATTGGCTATACCGCTGCTAAGCAGTTTAATACGTCGCCAATTTTGGGAATTTTCTTAGGCGCGATTATGCTGGATCCCGGTTTAGTTAAAATTGTGGCTGCTGGCAAACCATTCACGGTTTATGGCCTGCCAATGCATTTAACTAATTATGCCAGTACAGTGGTACCAATCCTGTTATCTGTTTGGATTATGTCTTATATTGAACGCTTTTTTAATAAGCACATTACGGCTTCACTAAGAACAATTTTTGCTCCAACATTAACGATTGTAATTATGCTGCCGTTATCACTCTGCATTTTAGGACCTTTGGGTGGCTTTTTAGGTGAATATGT from Lactobacillus sp. ESL0785 encodes:
- a CDS encoding PTS transporter subunit EIIC, which gives rise to MSKDYQEMAKQIDQAVGGSGNVASVTHCMTRLRFNLKDMNVPKDDEVKKIGGVLGVARSGGQYQIVIGQTVNEVYDAVVAEGNLTSAAPVNENLDEAAVNNTEKRTWKSVGNTILNKIAGSLTPLIPMLIAASMFKMLVAVLGPTMLNVISVHSDLYQLFTFVGDAGFYFFPIAIGYTAAKQFNTSPILGIFLGAIMLDPGLVKIVAAGKPFTVYGLPMHLTNYASTVVPILLSVWIMSYIERFFNKHITASLRTIFAPTLTIVIMLPLSLCILGPLGGFLGEYVSKGIISFGELGGIAAIIGVGLIGAFWELLVMTGMHLVLISAMITIVAQTGHDNFILLGSIAASMAVAGMSLGASLRLKDKKEKSLAFSYFIANLIGGVTEPALYGLAIKYRRPFIGMMLGGFAGGIYAAITHVSAYVVVPVANFMCLSGYVGGSTTNLINGVISGVIALLVAAIATYLIGVEPKTKN
- the efp gene encoding elongation factor P is translated as MVQAINLKKGMVFSQDGKLIRVIKANHHKPGKGNTVMQMDLRNVESGAVVHKTMRPTEKVDLVDITKKNAQYLYNEGDVYTFMDTETYEQYEVSSDQLGDDKLYLIPNIEVQLEFANGSKLLGVELPSTVVMKVKQTEPGIKGATVTGSGKPATMETGLVVQVPDFITEGEDLVINTDGGIYKSRAEGNK
- a CDS encoding PTS glucose transporter subunit IIA; translated protein: MFGFFKKKKPEFTVTAPIAGVVTDLSTVDDPVFSQKLMGDGFAIKLVAAADTVSAPVAGKIVSLPESKHAVGLVTPAGDEILIHIGIDTVNLNGAGFTALIKQGDSVEQGQALIKLDRQSLAANNADLTTMVIFTKLAPVNQNWTMTKDFGMQTASQDILIKQNQ